From the genome of Hyalangium minutum:
AAGTGGATCTTCACCACGGCACCGGCGGTGACGACGGTCCCGTCCCTGGTGCTCCAGCGGGAGCTGCCGGGAGCATCGGATCAGCTCGAGCCGGTGGAGCTCGCGAGCGACTCGGACGTGATGATCGTGCACACGTCGGGCACGACCGGGTTCCCCAAGGGCGTGCTCATCGGCAATGGCGGCATCATGTCCGCGCTGCGGGCGAACCTGGCCATTCAGCCGTTCTCTCGAAAGAACAAGGCGCTGTTCGTCGGCCCCTACAACCACTACGCCACCTACCTGGGGATGATGACCTCAATGGTGGGCGCAGCGCCCGTGTGGGCGCTGAGCAAGGCGGAGCCGGAGACGGTGCTGAAGCTCATCGAGCGGGAGAAGATCTCCGTCTACGTGGGGTTCCCGGACACGTACCTCGCCATGTACCACCATGGGCTCGACAAGTACGACCTGAGCTCCATGCGGGCCTGGATGTCCGCGGCGGATGCCAGCCATGAGGTGCACGTGCGCGCCTTCGTCCAGCACGGAGCGCTGTACCGGGTGTTCGGGCGTCCTGTCACTCGCTCGGTGTTCGTGGATGCGTGGGGGACCTCGGAGCTGGGCTTCTTCGGACTGACGCGCATCGCCTTCGCGGGCACGCAGCGGTATGGCCGCTGTATCGGCCGCCAGTCCCCCATCGGGCACAAGGTGAAGATCGCGGACGAGCGGGGCCGGCCGATGAAGCCCGGCGAGGTCGGGCGGTTCATGGTGAAGGGGCCCATGCTGTTCAAGGGCTACTGGAACGCGCACGACCGGCTGCACGGAGTGATGATCGACGGGTGGTGGTGGACGGGGGATGTCGGCTACCGCGACAGCTCGGGCCGCTTCTACCAGCTGGATCGGGCGGTAGATGTGATGGAGACCCGGCAGGGACCCGTCTACACCCTCCCCATTGAGGAGCTGCTGCTCAAGTTCCCCGAGGTGGGGGAGGCAGTGGTCTTCGGGGTGCCCGACGCGGACGGCAGCACGGTGCCGGCCGCCGTGGTCTACCCCAAGCCGGGGGCGACCGCGGACGCGGACGCGCTGCTGCAGCGTATCAACCAGCAGCTGGAGCCCAAGGCGGCGCTGCGCCGGATCCTCCTCGTAAACGTGGATCAGATCCCGCGCGGCTTGACGGGCAAGGTGCTCAAGCGGCAGGTGCGCGAGCGGTACGTCGATCTGGTCAAGGCTGAGCGGTCCCAGGCCGCTGTGGCCTGAGGATGTGGCGAGCACAGAGGCGAGAGGATCGAAGATGACACCGGTGGACGGAGCGTTCAGGAAGCAGGAGACGGCCACGCCGCGAACGTATCCCCTCCCTGCACACAGCCTGTTCTACATCTATCAGCTGCTGACGCTGGGGAACCTCAACTCGTGCGAGCTCGTGGAACTCGAGGGGCGGCTTGACCACGAGCGGCTGCGCGCGGCGTTGCTGCAGGCGCTGGCGCGTCACCCGGTGCTGAACAGCCGCATCAAGCCGCGCTTCATGCGGGCGTTCGACTGTGAGGTGGCGCCTGAGCCGCTGCCGATCGATGTTCGCATCGCACAGTGCGAGACAGACGAGCCGGCGGCCGTGCACCAGCGGCTGCTGGCCAACGTCTGGCAGGAGTCCTCCGACGTGACGGCGGGCCGCCCTGTGCGCTTCCATCTGCTGGAGACGCCGACCCGCAGCTACCTCCAGATCATCACCGTGCGGCTCTACAACGACGCCCGGGCGGGCTACCGGCTCGCGCACGACATCGCGGAGAGCTACACCGCCCTGGAGTTCGGCACGCCCTACGACACCACGCCCATCGAGGTGGAGGATCGCAGCACGGCGGCGCTCTTCACGCAGCACCTGCCCTTCGCGAAGCGCCTGCGCCACGCGCTGGGTGCGGTGAAGTTGATGGTGCTGGACCTGCTGAGGCCCGACGTGTCGATGCCGCTGCCGGACACGCCGAGAGGGGAGCAGGACTTCGCGAAGGTGGACTTCGGGGCCGAGCTCCTGGAGGGGCTGCGGCGGCGGGCGAAGCAGGAGAAGGTGACGGTGCATGCCATGCTGGCGCTGGCCCTGTTCCAGGTGTGGCGGGCGAGCTCTCCTGGGAAGGTCGGGCGGCGGTGGCTGCGCATCCTGGACAACTTCTCCTTGCGGCATCTGACGCGGGTGAACACGGACGAGCTCTACGAGACGCTGGTGGTTCCCTACAGCGTGCGCCTGCCGACGTCCGGGACCGACCGTGAGGTGCTCACCGCGATGGTGGATCAGCTCAACCACTGGAAGAGTGGGGAGATCCTCTCCGAGCTGTACCGCGTCCGGCTCTACACCGCGCTGGCACGTTTCTCACCGCTGCGGCTGTCCTCGGCGCTCATCACGCGGTACGTCGCCAAGTCGAACATCGTGATGTCGAATCCGGGGCCGGTGCCGTTCCCGCTCGAGCGGTTCGGAAGCGTGCCGATCGCCGACTTCATCAACTTCTCGCAGCTGTTTCCGCCTTCGCGGGTGATGCTGATCTTCAGCACGTTCAGGGGACGGCTGCGCGCGTTGGTGGTCTGGGATCGCAACGCGTATCCGGACGGGCCGGAGCGAGAGCTGATCGCTCCGCTGCGGGCCAGGCTCGCGGAGCTGGCAGCCCCGGCTTGAGTTCCTCGTGAGCTGTGCCGGGTGATGGGGAGCGGGCGCTGCACCCTGTGGACGCGCGAGCGGGCGCCCCCGCTCTATCCGCGTCGGAATGTTCACTGACGGATGACCCAGGGCTTGAGTTCAGTGGATATTCTCATTTATACTGGAAAATGAGGAACGCCGGTGCCCTTGCGGCGAGCCCTTGGCCTGGCCCTCCTCGCCGAGCGCATCCGATGAAGTCATCGCGCGAGGCTTTAACCTGAGTCGGGGTCAGGGTGTTATGGCGGAGAGGCAATTCCGGCCGATAGCCATCGTCGGCATCGGTGGTGTATTCCCGAAAGCAGCCAATCCCGAGGCGTTCTGGGAGCGGTTGCGGACGGGGCCCACGGCCATTCGCGAGTTGAGCGATCGCGAGCTGCGGCTGGACTGGTACTACAACGCGGAGCGGACGGAAGCGGATCGCACGTACTGCAAGCACGCCGCGCTGTTGGATGAGCTGAAGCTCGACTCTCGGAAGTACCGCATCCCCCCCAAGGTCGCCCAGGACATGCATCGGACGCAGCTCGCGTTCCTGGATGCGACCGCGCAGGCGCTCACGGATGCGCGGGCCGTGATCGACCGTGTGGCTCCGGAGCGCATCGGGTTCACCCTCGGCTCGCTGGGAGGGGGGCTGCGCCCGGATACCCGTGTCCGGACGCGACTGTTGGACATGCAGGAGTGCCTCTCCCGGGCCATGGCCGATAGCTCCCTGGATCCGGCCGTGGCCGCTGAGGTGATCGCGGCGACCGCTCGGCAGATCGAGCAGGAGATGGCGGGCATCACCGAGGACGAAGCCATTGCCTCCTTCAGCAGCGTCTGGGTGGGGAGGGCGGCCAAGCTCTTCAACATCCGAGGTCCCCACGCCACGGTCGACGCGGGCTATGCCTCCACCCTGGCTGCCATCCAGACCGTCAGCGCTCAGCTGAACGCCGGAGATTGTGACGTCGCCCTGGCGGCGGGGTGCAGCCAGTTGCTCACTCCGCATGATCTCGTCGCGTTCAGCAAGCTCGGCGGCCTGTCGGACTCGATACTGGCCCCGTTCGACCGCCGTGCCAACGGGACGCTCCTGGGCGAGGGCGTTGGGGTGTTCGTCCTGCGGCGTCTGGACGACGCCCTCGCGCGCGGAGAGACGATCTACGCGGTGCTTCGCGGCATCGGGGCGGCTTCCGATGGCCGGGGGAAATCCCTGATGGCGCCCAACTCGCGGGGCCAGAGCCTCGCGATGCGCCGGGCGTACGAGGAGGCTGGGTACGGTCCGGCAAGCGTGCAGTACGTGGAGTGCCACGCCACCGGCACCATCCTGGGCGACGTCACCGAGTTCCAGAGTCTGAAGGCGGTGTTCGGCGGCCAGGCAGCGCCCGGGAGCATCCGGTTGGGCAGCGTCAAAGAGCTGACGGGCCACCTGCAAGCGGCCTCGGGGGCAGCCGGGCTCATGAAGGCCACCCTGGCGCTCCATCACAAGTTCCTGCTGCCTCAGCACTCCTTCCAGGCGCCCGCGGAGGGGATCGACTTCCAGCAGACCCCCTTCTACATCTCGAACCAAGGGACGCCCTGGCCCGCGCCCCACCACGGGCCGCGGAGGGCCGCCGTCAGCGCGTTCAGCTTCGGGGGCATCAACTATCACCTGACGCTGGAGGAGTTCTCCGCGGAGTACCACCAACACCTGGCGAGGACGCTCCCCGCGCCTCAGCCCGCAGAGCCGGTCGCCATTGTCGGGCTGGGCGGAGTCTTTCCGCAGGCGGAAAATACGCAGGAGCTCTGGGCGAACCTGCTGGGGAAGCGGTGCGCCATCGGTGAGATTCCGAGCGAGCGCGCCCCCATCGATCGCTACCTGGACCCCACCCGGCAGAGCAAGGTCCGGCCCTATACCAACCTCGCGGGATACATCGTCGATGGCTCCTGGCCACAGGAGCAGGTCCGTGTTCCGCCCAAGATGTCCTCGCAGATTGACCGGGGCCACAGCTGGACGATGAAGGCGGCGCTGCAGGCGCTCGCCGATGCCAGAGTGACGCGGGAGACCGTCGACCCGGCCCGGGTGGGGGTTGTGATGGGGTACCTGCCTCCGCTCGAGCGCGAGTTCCAGACCCAGGCCCGGGTGTACTACGCCGAGTTCGACGGCCGCCTGGCCGAGCAGCTGAAGCAGCGGGGTGTCGATGACGTGACGGCGGCGAGGCTCCGCGCGGCGGCGGAGGCGCTCTACAAGAGCGAGCTGCCCCCCATCACGGAAGACACCCTGCTGGGGTACCTGGGAAGTCTGGCGGTGGGGCGTGTCGCGCACCACCTGGACTTCCAGGGGCCGATGCTCATGGTCGAGTGCGCCTGTGCCTCCAGCCTGGCGGCGCTGGACATCGCCATGAACCAGCTGCGCACGGGACAGTGCGACCTGGTGCTGGTGGGCGGGATGTATGCGTCGCTCGGCGTGGATGCCCTGAGCCAGTGTTGCTCCTTCGGGGGCTTGTCACAGAAGGGCTCCTTCCCGTTCGACGCCCGGGCCGATGGCTACATCACGAGCGAAGGGGCGGCACTGCTCGCCGTGAAGCGCCTGTCGGACGCGGAGGCGGCGGGGGACCGCATCTACGCGGTGGTGCGCTCCGTGGCCGGTGCGACGGACCCGAAGAGCGCTTCCATCTGGGCGCCCTCTTCGGAGGGACAGGTCCAGGCGGTTCGCAGGGCGGTGGAGAAGGCGGGCGTCTCTCCCGCGGACGTCCAGTACGTGGAGGGCCACGGTACGGGGACACCGGTCGGCGACCCGATTGAGATCCAGACGTACCAGGCCGTCTATGGGCGAGCTCCCACGGAGGAGAAGATCTTCCTGGGCTCCGTCAAGTCGAACGTCGGCCATCTGAACTCCGGCGCAGGGGCCGTGGCGCTGACGAAGGTCGCGCTGGCGCTGCATCACAAGCAGATCCCCCCGAACATCGGCTTCGAGACTCCCAATCCGCGCATCCCGTGGGAGCAGGTGTCCTTTCAGGTGCCCACGGAGGTGCAGCCCTGGGTGCTGAACGGTTCGGGGCTCCGGCGGGCGGGGGTGACCTCCTTCGGGCTGGGAGGGACGAGCTTCCACGCCGTCGTGGAGGAGTACCAGCCGAAGCCGCGCCGCGACACGGTTCGTGTGACGGGCGCCGAGCCGGCGCAGTCGCCTTTCCTCGGGCTCTCCGGCACGAGCCGAGTGCACATCCTCCAGCAGGTGGAGCAGCTGCTCCAAAGGCTCGGTCAGGAGCCGGGCCTGGACGCCCGTGGCCCGTTGGTGGAGACGTCCCTGCCTTGCCGCTTGGCGATGACGCTGCCCCGAGGGCCGGCCGCGCGCAAGGCGCTGGAGCGGGCCCGGACGCTGCTGGCCGGGACGGGGGAGCCGAGCCTGCCGGAGCAGGGCATCTTCTTCTACGACAGTCGCGATCCCCGCCAGCTGCACACGGGGAAGGTGGCGGCGGTTTTCCCGGGGCAGGGCCCGCAGTACGCGAACATGATCCGCGCGCTGGCGGCGGAGTATCCGGTGGTCGCCAGGACGATCTCGGAGGCGGACGAGGCCTTCGTGTCGATGACGGGGCACCCTCTCTCCAGGACCTTCTGGGTGCCTCCTGGCATGGAGGAGGCGTACCGCCAGGATGACGACACGGTCCATGCGGCCGTGTTCGTCGCGAACGTGGCGCTCTACCGCCTCATCCGCGCCCAGGGCATCCGGGTGGACGTCCTGCTGGGGCAGAGCGCGGGGGAGTACGCGGCGCTTGCCGCGAGCGGAGTGCTCTCCTTCGAGCATGCGCTGCGCGCCGTCTACCGGCGCACCCTCGCCGTGACCCGGTTGCCGATCGCTTCTCCCGGCCGGATGATCAGCGTCAGTGGCGACTTCGACAGGCTTCGCCAGCTCCTGCCCCAGGCCGGTGGGTATGTGACCGTGGCCGCGGAGAACGCCCCCGGCCAGGGCATCGTCGCGGGAGAGGTTCAGGCCGTCGAGTTCGTCACCCGGTGGTGCCGCGAGAACGGGTTCGAGGTCCGGGTGCTCCCCGTGTCCCACGCGTACCACACGCAGATCATCGCCGGCGCCGTCCCGGTCTTCAGGGGGGAGCTGGAGCAACTTTCCTGGAACGCTCCGGAGCTTCCGGTCCTCTCCAGCGTCCACGGTCGCTACTACGCGTCGCCGGTGGACGCGCGGTTCATGGCCAGGCACCTCGCCCTGCAATACGTCCTGCCCCTCCGGTTCGCACAGCACGTGCGCCAGCTGCATGACGAGGGGACGCGCCTCTTCATCGAGGCCGGGCCCAAGTGGTCCCTCACCGCTTTCATCCAAGCCACGCTGAAGGGCCTGCCCTACATGGCCCAGGCCAGCAATCACCCCAAGATGGGCGAGGTCGAGCAGTTCCACCGCCTTCTCGCGTTCAGCTACGCCCATCGTCTGCTTCGCGAATAGGTATTTCGAGATGAACGTCGTTGATCAGGAAGCAGTTCAGCAGGAGCTCGTGGCCGCCCTGGCCCAGAGGACCGGGTATGTGCCCGAGCTCTTCGGGCCTCACGTCGGCCTCGTGGATGACCTCGGGCTGACCCCCGCGGAAGTCCAAGACGCAGTCGCCTCCGTCGAGCGGAAGCTCCGGCTTCCGTTGGGCTCGCAGGTTCAAGGCGCGACGGTGGCGGCCATCGCGAGAAGCCTCATGAAGCACCCAGACCCTGGAGCACCCGTCGATATGGATCTTGAGATCACGCTGGAGCAGGTGCTGGCCTTCGTTGATGACCGCGCGGCGCGAAACGACCGCCCCGTTCTGGAGACCGTCCTCGTGGAGACGCGGGGGGCGCTCGCCCGGCTGGATGCCGCGGCGGGCCCCGTCCTCGCGCTGACGCCCCCGCCCCCCGCCCCCGTGGCCGAGGCCGTGAAGCCTGCGGCCGCGCAGCCGGAGGCCAGCGCGGACGGGGTGATGAAGCTGCTGGTGGGTGCGCTGGTGGAGCGCACGGGTTACCCGGCGGAGATGCTCGAGGCCGACTTGGACCTGGAAGCGGACCTGGGCATCGACACGGTCAAGCAGGTGGAGTCGTTCGCCATAGCGCGGGTGCATCTGGGCGTGGCGAAGGATGAGAACTTCCGCCTGCGCGACTACAACACGCTGCGCAAGATGGTGCAGTACCTGGCGAGCAAGGCTCCTGGGGCAGCGGCACCGCCCGTGGTTGCGGCAGCGGTGGTCTCGCCTCCGCCCGTCTCGCCTCAGGCGCAGGTGGCAGCCGTGCGACCGCAGGCGGCGACAGCTGCGGCGATTCCTCCCTCCGCGACAGTTCCTCCGCCGGGGGGCGCGCCGGCCGTGGATGCCATCGTGGAGTTGCTCCGGGCCGCGATGGCCGCGAAGACGGGCTACAACCTGGACGTCCTCCAGCCCCAGCTGGACCTGGAGGTGGACCTGGGCATCGACACCATCACCCAGGTCGAGGTCTTTGCCCACGCGCGCATGACCTATGGCGTCGAGCGCGACGACAAGTTTCGAGTGCGCAACTACAACACGCTCCAGAAGATGGCGGACTACCTGGTGGCCAGGGCCTCTGGGAAACCCGCCGCCGTCGCGGCTCCCGCGCCCGTGGCCGAGGCCGTGAAGCCCACGCCCGTGGCCGAGGCCGTGAAGCCCGCGGCCGCGCAGCCGGAGGCCAGCGCGGACGGGGTGATGAAGCTGCTGGTGGGTGCGCTGGTGGAGCGCACGGGTTACCCGGCGGAGATGCTCGAGGCCGACTTGGACCTGGAAGCGGACCTGGGCATCGACACGGTCAAGCAGGTGGAGTCGTTCGCCATAGCGCGGGTGCATCTGGGCGTGGCGAAGGATGAGAACTTCCGCCTGCGCGACTACAACACGCTGCGCAAGATGGTGCAGTACCTGGCGAGCAAGGCTCCTGGGGCAGCGGCACCGCCCGTGGTTGCGGCAGCGGTGGTCTCGCCTCCGCCCGTCTCGCCTCAGGCGCAGGTGGCAGCCGTGCGACCGCAGGTGGCGGCGGCTCTGCCTCTCCCCCCGGTCGTGGGCGCGCCCGTGGGGCCGGCCGTGCAGGTGGTGCAGGCCTTTTTGGTTTCGGCACTCCAGGAGAAGACCGGCTACAACATCGAGCTCATCCAGCCGGATCTCGATCTGGAGGTGGACCTGGGGATCGACACCGTCACCCAGCTTGAAGCCTTCGTCATGGCTCGGGAGAAGTTCGGGGTGGCGCGGAACGAGAAGTTCCGAGTGCGCAACTACAACACCGTACGGAAGATGGCGGAGTACTTGGTCAGCAACGCGCGGGACGGTGTCGCGACCCCGGCCGCCGAGGTGGCCCCTCCGCAGGCACCCGCTACCGGCAAGAGCACGCTCGGGCTGGAGGAGATCCGCCGCTTCATCGCACAGTGCGAGGCCCGAGGGGATACCGCCTCGCTGCGGCGGCTGGCCGCGCACCTCGAGGGGCGGCTGCAGGCTCCCCTCCAGGCGGTGACTCCGCCCGCCCAGCTCGCCGGCAAGCGGTATGAGGTCATCCCGGTGGAGCTGGCCGCGCAGGTGAGCACGGAGAACATCGCTCACCTGAAGGGCAAGACCATTGGTATCTCCACGGATGCCCAGGGCTCCTATAAGGCGCTGGCGCAGCTGCTGGAGGCGGCGGGGGCCCAGGTGGTCGTCCTGTACGCGGGGCCGGCAGCGGGTGACGGGGTGTCGCAGGACTGGCGGCAGCCCGAGAGCGTGGGCCGAAGCCTGAAGGAGCTCCAGGCGACTCGGCCCCTCGACGGACTCATCCTCCTGCACACCACGGCGCCCGCTCCGAAGCTGACGGAGCAGGACGCCTCGGCTTGGGCCAACACCCTCAATACCTTCTCGCTGGGGCTGTACCAGAGTGGGCTCGCCGTCTACGACCGCATCAACGAGCTGCCCGGCGGCGGGTGGTATCTGGTGGCCACCGCGGGCGGTGGGCTCTTCGGGCATGCCAACGCCCAGGGGCGCATCCCTCTGGCGGGTGCCGCCGGTGGCTTCGTCAAGTGCCTGAAGCGGGAGCTGCCGGACGCGCGCTGCAAGGTCGTGGATCTGGATCCCCAGGACGCGTCCCAGTGGGCCCGGCACATCTGGAATGAGCTGGTCAGCGCCGATCGCGACATCGAGGTGGGGTACACCGGAGGCCGGCGCTACGTCTTCCGGGACATCGAGACGCCCCTGGCGACGGGAGCGCAGCTCATGTCCATCAAGCCCGGCTCTGTCGTGGTGGTCTCGGGAGGAGGCCGTGGGGTCGTCTACCCTTGCGCGAAGCTGCTGGCGAAGGCCACCGGTGCCCGCGTCATCATCACCGGGCGCACGGTTCCCCCTCAGGGCAACGAGGAGTGGCTGAAGGTGCCCGAGGCGGAGCTGCCCGCTTACCGGATGGCCTTCATCAAGCGCTACATGGCGGAGCATCCGGGGAAGACCCCGGTGCAGGCTCGCCGGGTCTTCGAGTCCGACGTGGCCAACCGGCGGGAGCTGCACCGCAACCTCGAGGACTGCCGGAGCCAGGGTATCTCGCTCGAGTACAAGGTCTGTGACATGACGGACCAGAACGCGGTTCGGGCCCTGCTGGCGGGGGTGCGTCGCGAGTACGGACGCATCGACGGCATCGTGCATGGGGCGACCATCGAGGAGTCCAAGAGCCTTCCGATGAAGTCCTCGGACATGTTCGTCCGGACGCTGGCCTCCAAGGCGCACCTCTGGCACCTGCTGGCGCAGGAGACTTGGAACGACGATCTCCAGTTCTTCATCACCTTCGGCTCGGGCAGCGGCCGCTATGGCAACAAGGGCCAGACCGACTACTCCCTGGCCAACTACCTCGTCGCCAAGGCGGGGCTGGTCTATGGCTCCCTGCGGCCCGGGGTGCGGAGCGTGACGATCGACTGGCCCGTGTGGGTCGGTGCCGGCATCGTGGAGAACAACGCGGACTACCAGGAGCGCCTGCGCGCCATGGGCATCTGCGTCATCCACATCGACGAAGGGGCGTACTGGTTCGTCGACGAGCTCCTGCGCGGCGGCACGGCCGGCGAAGTCGTCATCGCGGACGACAGGACCTTCGAGACCCTGGGCTGGCCTCGCCACGAGAAGGAGGCGCTCCGGGTTACCGGCAAGGAGGCTGGCGGAACCCGCTATGCCATCTGATTCGTCCGCGTCCCTCCCGCTGCTGGTGCTGTCGGGCTCTCCCTATGAGGTGGGCCGGCAGCATGGCTCCCTCATGCGGGAGGAGATCGCTTACGCCGTTTCGGTCGAGGACGAGGCCATCCGTCCCATGCTGGGGAAGATCGGCGTGAGTGACCAGACCATGCGGCAGCGCATGGCGGCGCTCGGGGCGCTGTTGCCTGCGGACGTCCACGAGGAGGTTCGCGGGATCTCCGACGCGAGCGGCATCTCACGCGAGACGATTCTCTACCACACGCTTGTCCTGGACATCCTGTCGGGCGCCCCCATTGGGTGCTCCCAGTTCGCGGTCTTCGGACGCGCGACGGTGGACGGGAAGGTCATCCACGGTCACAACCTGGATGTCCCGTACCCCTCCCTGGCGAAGTTCCTGCGCCCCGTCTGCATCGTCTATCGGCGCGAGGGGTGCATCCCGTACGTGTCCATCACGTTCTGGCCTGTGGCGCTGGGCGTGTGCTCCGGGATGAATGCTGAAGGGCTGAGCCTCGGCGTGAACGTCCCGGTCGCTCCGCTGGATCCGCGCGTGTTCTACCCCCTGACGTTCCAGAACCGGGAGGTCCTGTCCCGGGCGCGCACGCTGGAAGAGGCCCGTGCGGTGCTGGAGGGCACGCAGCGCGGTGGGAGCTGGAACCTGATGCTGACACACCGCTCGGGCCAGGCGCTGGTCTGGGAGCAGGTGGGGCCTCACTCCGGCCAGTACGCGGCCCACCCCGAGCAGGACTTCGTCGTCTCCACCAATCACCTGCGCGTCGCGCACAAGGCCGCCCAAGGGCACGAGGCCGTGGCCCTGGAGATGCTGCAGGACATGCAGGAGGACTCCATTCACCGCTATCGGCGCCTGGAGCAGCTCGTCCGTGGGAGCTGGGGCGACATTCGTCTGGACACGGCGGTCGGGTTCCTGCGCGACTGTGGGGAGTCCGCGAGCGCGCCGTCACCGTCGATGCGCACCATCTGCCGGGCGGACAACGCCCTGAGCATGGTCTATGAGCCCGCGACGCTGACGCTGGACCTGGCGGCGGGAGCCATGCCGGCGGCGCTGGCCTCGCGGCGGCGGTTGCAGCTGGGGCCCCTGTTCAACACCTCCGCTCCCGAGGTGGGTGAGGCCACGCGCCCCATGGCGGCGGAGCAGGGCACATTCCCCATGCAGGGGACGGCGCGGGAGCGCGGATGCTGGGCCCGCACCTTCGCACTCCAGGAGGATGTCTATCTCATGGAGCATCGGGTCAATGGCATTCCCGTGCTGCCCGGCGCCGCGGCCATCGAGTGGCTCGCCGAGGTCGCTGCGGCCGAGGGGGAGGGCGAGGTCGCCGAAGTTCGCGAGGTGTGGCTGGAGAAGTTCATCCGGGTCCGGCCCGAGCGTCCGACGGAGGCCTATGTCCGCACCGTTCGGAAGGGGGAGGTGTTGGCGGTCTCCTCCTACGCCGACCTGTTGAATCCCCGCGGCGCCGTGCTGCGGCCGGACGTGCTGCACTACCGCGGCGAGGTGCGGTTGGGACCGCGCCCGCAGCGGAAGATTGCGGCGGGGTTCGGAGCGGCCCGCGGAGTGGACGGGGAGCTCCCCTTCAGCCGCTCCTACGTGAAGGACGCCTACTTCCACGTGGGTCCTCCGTTCCGCATCGTCGATTGGATCAGCTATCCAGGACCGAGGGAGGCGATCGCGAGCCTGCATGTCCCCGAGCCGGCGGGCTACTTCGCCTCGGTTCCCTGGGCTCGCTTCTGGCTGGATCCCTTCGTCCTTGACGGCTGCTTCCAGCTCGCTGGCACGCTGGGCATCCTCCACAACCTGAGGGCGCCCGTCCCTCAGGGGGTGGGCAGGCTGGTCCTGGGCCGGACGCCGCTGCCGGGCGAGAGGCTCTGGTGCCGCGCGCGGCTGGACCGGGAGGTGGGAGAACTCCTGTACTACGACTTCACCCTCTGGGACGCGGAAGAGCGGATCTGCCTGGAGGCTCACGACTACTGCTCCATCAGCGTGGATGTCTATACGCCCGAGCAGAAGGCGTTCTTCAGAAAATCTCTGGACCCGGCGGGTGCGCTCTATCCGCAAGCCGGGAGAGGGGCTGCGCATGCCTAGTGTTC
Proteins encoded in this window:
- a CDS encoding SDR family NAD(P)-dependent oxidoreductase; this translates as MNVVDQEAVQQELVAALAQRTGYVPELFGPHVGLVDDLGLTPAEVQDAVASVERKLRLPLGSQVQGATVAAIARSLMKHPDPGAPVDMDLEITLEQVLAFVDDRAARNDRPVLETVLVETRGALARLDAAAGPVLALTPPPPAPVAEAVKPAAAQPEASADGVMKLLVGALVERTGYPAEMLEADLDLEADLGIDTVKQVESFAIARVHLGVAKDENFRLRDYNTLRKMVQYLASKAPGAAAPPVVAAAVVSPPPVSPQAQVAAVRPQAATAAAIPPSATVPPPGGAPAVDAIVELLRAAMAAKTGYNLDVLQPQLDLEVDLGIDTITQVEVFAHARMTYGVERDDKFRVRNYNTLQKMADYLVARASGKPAAVAAPAPVAEAVKPTPVAEAVKPAAAQPEASADGVMKLLVGALVERTGYPAEMLEADLDLEADLGIDTVKQVESFAIARVHLGVAKDENFRLRDYNTLRKMVQYLASKAPGAAAPPVVAAAVVSPPPVSPQAQVAAVRPQVAAALPLPPVVGAPVGPAVQVVQAFLVSALQEKTGYNIELIQPDLDLEVDLGIDTVTQLEAFVMAREKFGVARNEKFRVRNYNTVRKMAEYLVSNARDGVATPAAEVAPPQAPATGKSTLGLEEIRRFIAQCEARGDTASLRRLAAHLEGRLQAPLQAVTPPAQLAGKRYEVIPVELAAQVSTENIAHLKGKTIGISTDAQGSYKALAQLLEAAGAQVVVLYAGPAAGDGVSQDWRQPESVGRSLKELQATRPLDGLILLHTTAPAPKLTEQDASAWANTLNTFSLGLYQSGLAVYDRINELPGGGWYLVATAGGGLFGHANAQGRIPLAGAAGGFVKCLKRELPDARCKVVDLDPQDASQWARHIWNELVSADRDIEVGYTGGRRYVFRDIETPLATGAQLMSIKPGSVVVVSGGGRGVVYPCAKLLAKATGARVIITGRTVPPQGNEEWLKVPEAELPAYRMAFIKRYMAEHPGKTPVQARRVFESDVANRRELHRNLEDCRSQGISLEYKVCDMTDQNAVRALLAGVRREYGRIDGIVHGATIEESKSLPMKSSDMFVRTLASKAHLWHLLAQETWNDDLQFFITFGSGSGRYGNKGQTDYSLANYLVAKAGLVYGSLRPGVRSVTIDWPVWVGAGIVENNADYQERLRAMGICVIHIDEGAYWFVDELLRGGTAGEVVIADDRTFETLGWPRHEKEALRVTGKEAGGTRYAI
- a CDS encoding C45 family autoproteolytic acyltransferase/hydolase; its protein translation is MPSDSSASLPLLVLSGSPYEVGRQHGSLMREEIAYAVSVEDEAIRPMLGKIGVSDQTMRQRMAALGALLPADVHEEVRGISDASGISRETILYHTLVLDILSGAPIGCSQFAVFGRATVDGKVIHGHNLDVPYPSLAKFLRPVCIVYRREGCIPYVSITFWPVALGVCSGMNAEGLSLGVNVPVAPLDPRVFYPLTFQNREVLSRARTLEEARAVLEGTQRGGSWNLMLTHRSGQALVWEQVGPHSGQYAAHPEQDFVVSTNHLRVAHKAAQGHEAVALEMLQDMQEDSIHRYRRLEQLVRGSWGDIRLDTAVGFLRDCGESASAPSPSMRTICRADNALSMVYEPATLTLDLAAGAMPAALASRRRLQLGPLFNTSAPEVGEATRPMAAEQGTFPMQGTARERGCWARTFALQEDVYLMEHRVNGIPVLPGAAAIEWLAEVAAAEGEGEVAEVREVWLEKFIRVRPERPTEAYVRTVRKGEVLAVSSYADLLNPRGAVLRPDVLHYRGEVRLGPRPQRKIAAGFGAARGVDGELPFSRSYVKDAYFHVGPPFRIVDWISYPGPREAIASLHVPEPAGYFASVPWARFWLDPFVLDGCFQLAGTLGILHNLRAPVPQGVGRLVLGRTPLPGERLWCRARLDREVGELLYYDFTLWDAEERICLEAHDYCSISVDVYTPEQKAFFRKSLDPAGALYPQAGRGAAHA